GCTATTCTTACGAATaattccaaaataaaaataaacaaaattaataaattttcaggaagtaattaaataagcgattaaaatatttaaataagattattatttacttaagaTTCAGCGTACTTCTAAATATACAATTTCAGATATTTTCGTCCAAATATtgaatgttaattaattaaaaactgcaACTAAAAATAACCACTATCAAAAActtccttaaaatttttctcgaagaatttgaatttattgttGTATGTtgctatttaaattaatttaaaagtcacttttttccCATCATTAACTAAACTTTGACACGtgttaacaaattataattgtaattataataaatctcatTATGTTTCAAAAAGCGGAAATGCAAACTGGGTACGGCTCGGCGATCTAAATCTCGTGCAGACCAATGACAGCGCGATGCCACAGACTATCGCAATCGCAGAAAGGATAAGACATCCCGACTATAAACGCCCGTTGCTATATCATGACATAGCTATACTGCGTCTAAAGGAGAAAGCTAACTATACTGTATATGTCAAACCAGCATGTCTTCCGGTAATTTGGCCTGACATGGGTCAAAATGATCAGGCAGTCGCTACTGGATGGGGTCAAGTCGGAGGTAATTACAAAGAcaaaagatttttaaagtttctaaaaaataataattagaaatcttatatatatatatatatatatatatatatatatatatatatatatatatatatataccattAAATGCGtgctatttctttaattatgaaGAAgctatatcttttatacaaacatttttcctttattttgatCGAAATATATGAAACAAGACGCAGTCTCGTgattttgaaataaagaaaaacgaaattaaattcTCGGAatgagattaaataaaataccgaaaagaaattgaaatatttaaatatttgaattttttttcagtattaatgtttatttctgtatatttttaaatatttaattttattgtcattgaaaaaaattatatatttatgtagacaaaattattaagtgcattatgtcttttaatttttcagaggATGAGAAAAGTTCAGATCAGCTATTAAAAGTGACAGTCAAATTTGTTTCCCATGCGTCTTGCAACGAGAGTTACTGCGATGGTAGCAGCTCCGTGGAGCTCCCATTAGGAATCAACAATGACTGGCAAATATGCGCgggagaagaaaagaaagatacATGTCTGGTAACACGTTTGCACCAAAAGTTGCATGTTTTATCcttctcaataaaatttttattttaatgtgagtctattaaaattgttttcgtAACTATTACAGttacatttttcttcaaaagatCAAAGGTTAAATACCAAAAAAGAGAAACATtaggaaaaagttgttaaatgcGTAGCGTTTCCTAAAACGTACTTTTACAAATTCGTACTttcaaattcttatttaatataagcaattaacatttagtaacaaaaataaaaagtaaataagaaaaaaaattatatatatatatatataatataagataaatgataatgataaaactaataattgcagtaaataaaaatatattaattacaaaaatattttcacatccGTTCTATTTCGGTATTCTTATCACTTCAATATCGTTATGTATTAATTATGgaatattttatctctttttcaataaattgttaacaagaattagttaataatttctaactttaaattacttaaattacttaaattcaACATGTTTTAAGACAATACGATTCAAGAGATCACAGGTGCACTTTATGCAATTGGTTTTCTACAATATATAATACCTTTCGCAGCATGTTAcagaaaaacttataaaaaattaatttgttattactgaaaaatttaatgtgCAATAATAGATGCCTGAATAATGAAGTCTCTTTTTTCGAACTTTAGTTAGAACATCCAAAACAAcatcaaatgcaaaatataatataataaaaacatattttaagtGGTACGCATTTGACAACTCCCCTATAtcattttatgacaaaaatatttataaacacagacaaattaattgaatttacttGTTATTTAAGGGTGATAGCGGAGGTCCACTCACCGTCTTTAGCACGGAGTTTCACATGTACAACGTAATCGGGATCACCAGTCTCGGACGACTTTGCGGCAGCATCATACCTGGCGTCTATACTCGAGTCTATCATTACATTCCCTGGATAGAAAAAACCGCGTGGCcggaaaatttttaagatattacatttaatttaaatgtagcCATTTTCTCAAGtattaaatatgtttcttttttatacaaCACAAAAGTTCTTACCTAACGATGCAAATTTAACAAACGTAACAGAGGAATCAAGCGTGATGTTGGAAATAAATTCGATGGTAATGAAAGAAAAGATACAACCAttacaattttaacaaaacttCATCCAAAGGTAATGATAGACTAGGGAAAGATGGTTTTAAACGTAATGATTTTAATGACAATCGAGGAGGAAACCACGACGGTGGTGGAACGCCAGGCAAGTGGCAAAACTCTAATTAGAATGACAAAGAGCCAGCTTGtaaagcaaattataaaaacaagtaatttaatagtaatatatctataatatattactataatatacaatataatatgtataaatatgttacTTAATGTCAAAagattttcttaaattgttCGAAACTAATAAACCCACAAGCTTAAATCCAACAGTAATATATTGCCATAGATTGGAATCTAGTTTTGGGCGTCATTACTCAGGAACTATAGCAATCAAATCATCATGGACAAATTTCTCCTTTTACCTTGAACAACTTTCCTTGCAAATTTCATCCAAATTCATTAAGTCGTTTTCCATTTTGTCTTTCTCTGGCCTAATTTGTGATCCCTTTAattcatgtatataaaaatttaatatcttgttAACATATAAATGACTAACATCATGAACATTGGTTACTTGtatatcaaaattaacaatatCTAGGTCGACATTCATAAATGAATTGAATcatacttaacaaaaatttaataatatgtatttaattttttaatcccaTAAAGTGTCTTAAACATCATTGCATGATGTATGGTATTAACAGCTAAAAtgaagttataattaaaaatcaattgtaaCATAGTATccttatttgaatattttatcttaatattcgCAAACTTcctaaaataacaatttaacattaaaatagcTTATGACTTATCATTCAGTCTAATGATCGATCGCAAGAATTCaagcaaattttattcataaagaaAAGTTACAATAATGTCAGGTGATGCCGCGATTATCAATCCGCGAGTAATGTCTTGGCGCAGGTTGTTTAGTCAATACAAATGGAACGTGAAGGCGAGCTGTAGTAATTAACTGTACACGGTCCGCCGGGTTTGACATAAAGTTTATTGATACCGGGAAGTGCGATGAGATCCTGGATAACGTGAGTTTACATAGATATTTACAAAAACTTCTACAAATTTTATTCCACGATGTAAGTTAATACCATATATTATGTTGCAATATGAGATTATGACATATTAAAACAGGttgaaattacataattataaataaaaaaagaaatatttataaagtatataaataaaacaaattgagaaagtttttatacttacattataatttttatcattaatataatgtaataatttagtTGGCTTTACCTGGAGAGCTCGCAATCATGCAAAACCAAGCATTAGAATGCTCTCTACAAAATGTTCTAGCGTCTTCCGACGCAGACGATTGAAGGAATTTAAAGGTACAAAGGGAGAATTATTAGTGTCACTGAAACGATCAACTTTCGCGAGAAGGCGAGATCACTTTGAATCCTTGTAAAGCTTtgcaaactttttaaaatgtattcgaCGATAAGTAATGTTGACGTCCAGGTTTTTACATACAAGATATCTGAAATTATTAAGTTACTTTTCTTCAGAAAGATTTCTAAATTCAATggcaatgtatatttaaaataataagaaaattattaattaaattgtttatttttattttataattttttgaatatcaatttgtcaCTTTTGTTTGGCccattttatgtttgttattagtattaatttattataattaatatcaacaCAACTTTAATcctttaaattacttttatttatataaagtacgtcaagtatacatttatataaagtatacagtatatccattttatttatataaaatgtaatttttatgatCTGTCTTATCCCTTGATGGTTATTTTACCGTATCTCGAATACTTGACATAGTGCTCGGTCCGCGCCAACAATTATAAAATGCTTCTCATAAGGGCTATAAAGTACTTCTCACCATCATAACGTTCGATCACACTGTCGCGCGCCTTGTCCTTCAATTCGTCGCATTTCTTGTCATATTTCTGTTTCAGTAGTTCCAATTTTGTTGGTTCAGCCAACAAATGTACATTGACACCCTTCTCGTGCGCATTCCAGGCGAACAATTGCGCATTAGCAAGCTGCTGCGTGTCTCCCGAGAAACGCACGGAGTTCTCGCCCTTGAAGTCCACTTCGCGATTCGTACAGGCGTAAGGATTGTCTCGCATGGATCTGGTCTTCGGATCGTAGTACGCCGATTTTGGATCTAGATTGCGCAGGTACTTGGCAGTGTCCTCTCGAATACGAAGATTTCTCACAGTGATGCGTTGCTTAGAGTCGATCTTTGTACCAGGCATGTTCACCTCGTCCACATACTTATTTTCATCTTTGTCCGAGTCTTGCTCATCGTTCTTCTCCTCCGCGTTGAGCTTTTCGGCGCGCATCTGCCTCTTGGCCTCTTCTATCTTTTGGAACTCCTCCACGATCGCTCGGTGCTCGGAAGGATCGTAACTGGCCCATCTGTTTCTCTTGCCGTCGTAGTCTATAGACAACTTGGGCTGTGTGAATTCATCCGGTGCAATCATTAAATTAGTAAACTTTGCGCAGACCTTGCGCGGTCTCTCGAAACAGTCCTTTTGCTTGTGAGTCATGGCACCGCAATTCTTACAGGCGCCTTTACGGTACTTGGTAGACGCTCGCAAGGTGTCCACCCCGCGGTTGTACCACGAGTCTATGGTGCTGTATTGCTTCTGCTTCTTGAGCTGCGGTCTCTGATGTTTCAGGGTGGGACCCTGAGCCCCAAAGTACCATGGTGGCATGCTGATGTACTGCGGAATATGTGGATTAATGTCTCTACCTTCCTCGTCGACGACCGCGGGCGCTGTACCAGCCTTCCTCGCCTCTTCGAGCTCTTTCGCTTTTCGCCAATCCTTTCTGCTCTTCTTCCGCTGTTCATTGTCGAACAAGCTCTTCTTCAAAATGCTCGACACAGTCAAGTTCGTCAACAAAGTGGCCATTCTGCTGCGCGAATCACACTCCGTTTGTCTTTCAGATTTCAGAGGGACACGTTTCTACAACACATTGGCGTCTATTTACATTCGAATTTGTAGGCTCGGATCGAACAGTATCGAGACTGcttgttaggttaggttaggttacctTGTGATGGGAGTAGAATGGTGTGCACTAGAGACCCTAGAATAAGAGACTGGCCagcattgaactatactcttaactggaatgggcactgccatataacgtccgtaagcggaaaacgtgatagaattgatagaaatagcatgatgcaaggggccacctctctttttctaagcgttctctgcgcatgcgtcagcattctccttacattcctactcaaaagttaaatttcttctttgtttttatgttgatacagcatgtaacggaattcgtggaaacgagaaagaaattaacttttacttaaaaagttacttaaatacttaaaaaagtataatacaattttgcttttgttttatttatgtatatcactcaagtcgctcgtttatctattctcatggtactgcaaaactttctaacgtgactgtactgacaaagagaggtggcccttcgaaatggctctctctcgtcacgttcTCTGGCGtctagtgcccattccagttagagtatagtttaATGCTGGCCAGCAAGGCGGCCATTTTTGATTAGAGCATTTTTCGACACTTTGATTGGAGAATTTTTTGTCAACTCCCGCTTAAATTCAAATTGTAAttactcttttcttttaaatatatgtaatatttatcaataagtattataaaaaatactacaaacttgttttgtatattaatctaaataacatatgttaacataatttttatatttaatgttctcctatgattttattataacaaatattacttAACCTCACAAAGATATGAATTATTTGTAGGCGTCCAATCTTTATGTCCAACATTTTTTGATGAGGAATTATTGCAACATTCAACTGAACATTCACCATTAAACTTCAATTACGCTATTCACGTTGCGTAAAGgataatttatacatacatattacactaaaccaccgacgagagactattaaagaccgtcaaccTT
The Solenopsis invicta isolate M01_SB chromosome 16, UNIL_Sinv_3.0, whole genome shotgun sequence genome window above contains:
- the LOC105205597 gene encoding venom protease isoform X1 yields the protein MASIVSSLLLLVSILWATYGQEISESCVVNNSAGVCRLLDDCLQVYQELSAGKIPIQCGFLGSTPIVCCPQPELTKQTNISQTLALKSRGSVARAKCAENAAAVSGFKQEPMPYLRNSLLAQISRHIVIGGTPAQPTEFPHMAAVGFGDRNNIQWFCGGSLISAKIVLTAAHCIWTSEFGNANWVRLGDLNLVQTNDSAMPQTIAIAERIRHPDYKRPLLYHDIAILRLKEKANYTVYVKPACLPVIWPDMGQNDQAVATGWGQVGEDEKSSDQLLKVTVKFVSHASCNESYCDGSSSVELPLGINNDWQICAGEEKKDTCLGDSGGPLTVFSTEFHMYNVIGITSLGRLCGSIIPGVYTRVYHYIPWIEKTAWPENF
- the LOC105202812 gene encoding pre-mRNA-splicing factor Slu7 → MATLLTNLTVSSILKKSLFDNEQRKKSRKDWRKAKELEEARKAGTAPAVVDEEGRDINPHIPQYISMPPWYFGAQGPTLKHQRPQLKKQKQYSTIDSWYNRGVDTLRASTKYRKGACKNCGAMTHKQKDCFERPRKVCAKFTNLMIAPDEFTQPKLSIDYDGKRNRWASYDPSEHRAIVEEFQKIEEAKRQMRAEKLNAEEKNDEQDSDKDENKYVDEVNMPGTKIDSKQRITVRNLRIREDTAKYLRNLDPKSAYYDPKTRSMRDNPYACTNREVDFKGENSVRFSGDTQQLANAQLFAWNAHEKGVNVHLLAEPTKLELLKQKYDKKCDELKDKARDSVIERYDGEKYFIALMRSIL